In Acropora muricata isolate sample 2 chromosome 11, ASM3666990v1, whole genome shotgun sequence, one DNA window encodes the following:
- the LOC136890634 gene encoding tigger transposable element-derived protein 6-like has product MDETGCFWRGLPEKTLEAKGRRCTGGKKAKQRLTWAFFVNAEGEKEDPVVIGTSVSPRCFKNLQSPSRPYNCSYFANSKAWMNTEIMTTILSKLNRQLKRNDRHILLFMDNAPCHPQTLSGEFSNITVQFLPKNTTSKSQPLDAGIIANWKVLYRKRMLRYVCSQVDGEKNASEIVKSINVLMAIEWGRQAWNDVRQSTITKCFQKTGLYPRDEPIEDDPFEGEELANLKTIMDRIHAECSVEEYVSYDDDTAICAGLIDPSNPNWRSEVRNELLDDDPDVQFVSEDTSIDDDFDKELEEPSIKSLAEALHLTDQLRHFAQFNGYQDLALAVGKASDVISSLQLLAPKRQTALTDYFK; this is encoded by the coding sequence ATGGATGAGACGGGTTGCTTTTGGCGTGGTCTTCCTGAAAAAACCCTAGAAGCCAAGGGAAGACGGTGCACTGGGGGGAAAAAAGCGAAGCAACGACTAACATGGGCATTTTTTGTAAATGCGGAAGGGGAGAAGGAAGATCCTGTTGTTATTGGCACGTCCGTCAGTCCTAGATGCTTTAAAAACTTGCAGTCGCCAAGCCGGCCATACAACTGCTCCTATTTCGCCAATAGTAAAGCGTGGATGAATACAGAGATCATGACAACAATTCTGTCGAAGTTAAATCGCCAGTTGAAGCGCAACGATAGGCATATCCTTCTGTTTATGGATAATGCTCCCTGTCATCCGCAAACTCTGTCTGGAGAGTTTTCAAACATCACCGTTCAGTTCTTGCCAAAAAACACCACTTCCAAATCACAGCCACTAGATGCCGGTATAATCGCTAATTGGAAAGTCCTTTACAGAAAGCGAATGCTGCGGTACGTTTGCTCTCAAGTTGATGGTGAGAAAAATGCGTCCGAAATCGTCAAATCCATCAACGTTCTTATGGCCATTGAGTGGGGGAGACAAGCCTGGAACGATGTTCGCCAAAGCACTATCACGAAGTGCTTTCAGAAGACTGGCTTGTATCCACGTGATGAACCAATCGAGGACGACCCCTTTGAAGGAGAGGAACTTGCCAACCTGAAAACTATAATGGATAGGATACATGCTGAATGCTCTGTGGAGGAGTATGTTTCCTATGATGATGATACCGCAATCTGCGCCGGCTTGATCGATCCATCTAACCCAAACTGGAGGTCAGAGGTCAGAAATGAGTTGCTTGATGATGATCCGGACGTTCAATTCGTTTCAGAAGACACCTCAATTGACGACGACTTCGACAAGGAATTAGAAGAGCCATCAATCAAGAGCCTTGCAGAAGCGTTACACCTAACTGATCAACTCCGGCACTTTGCCCAGTTTAATGGGTACCAAGACCTCGCCCTAGCTGTAGGAAAGGCAAGTGACGTGATCTCGTCATTACAACTCCTCGCCCCAAAACGGCAAACAGCATTGACGgattattttaaataa